One Methanocellales archaeon DNA segment encodes these proteins:
- a CDS encoding DUF167 domain-containing protein — protein sequence MKVINVRVIPNAKKNDVSEELGQLKVRIKAPAIDNKANKALIGVLAEFFNVKKCDVKIIRGEKSREKVIEVDTDG from the coding sequence ATGAAAGTGATAAATGTCAGAGTTATTCCTAATGCAAAGAAAAATGATGTTTCCGAAGAGTTGGGGCAACTTAAGGTACGTATAAAGGCTCCGGCAATTGACAATAAGGCGAATAAAGCTTTAATCGGAGTCTTAGCAGAATTTTTTAATGTGAAGAAATGTGATGTCAAAATAATCAGAGGTGAAAAATCGAGGGAGAAGGTTATTGAAGTGGATACGGATGGATGA